A region of the Arachis hypogaea cultivar Tifrunner chromosome 15, arahy.Tifrunner.gnm2.J5K5, whole genome shotgun sequence genome:
ttacattcttagcaaTGGTTTTAAGGATTTTACGTCAAACTTTATACTTTTGATGTGTCAAATTTGTGGAAAGTTACTTcgagaggtttttttttttttatttcgtaTTTATTTAAGATAACCAAATCACTTGGTTTATGTACTCTTTGCAACTACAGTATAGATGTCAGAAGATGGAAAGAAGTTAGGCAAATAAGGCATATATCAGTTAAGAATAGATTGGCTGCTGGGAGTTTCAATTTTTGTTCTTATATAAAGGGGATTGAGAAGGGTTTGGtgcataatttttctttttttaaaatacccTTTCCATATATTTATAAATCATAATGTGTAAAGCCATTTTCTTGTTCCAAAGACTTGAATCCAAGATCTTTTAATAGAAGGGTAAAGTACTTACCCAGAAACAGGTGGATTAATAGGCATGATAGTTAACATTAGTAAGAGTTAGTTAAGAGTAGTTAGATCCAATTGTTAGTACAAGTAGAATTGATGGGGTAGACCTTAGTAGGAAGGTTGTCTGGTCATGTGAATAACCGAGTCTTGGTGGAAGTTGAGAGGTCTCTCAAATATCACCTCTACTTTTGCAATTCATCAATGAAAACTCTGTTATTCAAGTTGATAACCAAAACTTTTATGAGGAAGTTCTTCAATTTTTTGCTCTTTGCCCCGAGTACTATGTAATAGTTTATGATGaatccaatttttttaattaattactgtcCTCTACATATGCAGCCTCCTGTGAAGATGGTACTGGCCAAAGAATTCGCTGGCGTAAATGCATGATGGATATGATATGACATTTGGGATATCATCAAGAATGGCTGGCCTTGTTTTAATCACTCTCTCCGTGCATTTATgtgaaaattttaatgaaattttgataattaacTTGGCACTATTGTCTTTGTTCTTGATACATTGTAAAAACCAAACTTCATGTTTGGTTCTATTGCTAATATCAAATACTGGTGCTAGAAAGTGCGAGTACCCCTTTGCAATTCTTCAAGATTCATAGTTGTATTGTGACTGAtgaaatattctaaatttttgttttcctaAACTTCTTAAAAATTATAGGGTAAATTATTTATTTCCCTTGTCATTGTGTGATTAACACTACTTCTGATTGATATTCAGGTTAGGTTACAATCTTATATGACATTGTATCtttgtattttataaaatgatAGTAATTTCTGATATAAATATGATACCTCTCCTACACTAAGTATATACTTGACAAATTAAGGGGTGTCATATAACCTTAGTAGAGAGAGTCTAATTTACCCGACTTGATATCACAAAAGACAGAATCTAATAATGTGCTCACGTATTATTTCATATCCTAAAAAATTTACAGGTCAAAAAAGATTTTGCCTAGGATACTTTTCTATTTTGCCCTCATACTATAGACATATATATAACTGCAGGAACAAAGGACATCTTCATATGTTCATCATCATTGTCATCACCACCATATTCTCTAAGGTACACATCCTTCCTCACAAGCAAGTTGCtatctttatttacttttatttcatacatatattatatatgataatATAAACTTGAAATTGTTTCATGCTACAGCAACACCAGCCAAAGAAACAGGAGGACCAGAGCAGGGAGACGTGGAGCAATCAAGTGGCTTCATCACACCAGGCAAGCACTTCTCTTGGTAATCATCGTTTCTGATGTGTGTCTCACGGCATTCTGCACTACAAAAGGCCCTCTCCCCTCTGCAATGCATAATACGGACCAcacataatttttaataagtgAGAAAGTCAAATCTTAATTTGCACTCCATAAGGGGGGAATATGCATGTGCCAATTTGGCAGAGAAAAAGGGCAGGCCTTAAATAGGGATACATGAGAAGATTTTATAAATGTcagaaaaaatttatatattaataacatCATGCAAAAGTTTTATATACTAAATTTGACATAAATGAGCCCTTTGCAGAGTAGGTAAAACCACTGGTGGACATTCCATTATCCTTTTTTATtgctttggttttttttttttttttttttgggggggggggggggggggggggaccaTACCATGTGAATCTGGAGCACATGGAAGGCAAGTGTTAACTTTAGAAGATTTTTCTTTAATTGGTCCCAACAAGGTTGGAGAAAAAACTAATGGCTATGCTTGATCAGTAAATCAACGTCTCACTGAAGATTCTAAGGAAAATGCATACAACAGCATGCGAACACATTGTGTAAAGTGCAACAATGCCATTGGGAGGGTTACATAGTCCTAAAAACTGCAGCATTTATAGTTTAGGACCGAATAAAGGAAACATAAACTTCAATTCACAGTTGGGACAAACACTATACTTGCAATCACAGGAGTCTAATCCTGAACAAGTGATTGCTTATGATTATGAATTTTCTTAAAGaagtaaaggaaagaaaaattaaagctaaAACATCTAATGGCAATTGGTGAgagatttgaaattttatttcaattatacATGATGACAGAATGGTTATATTGTAAGCTTCTGCTATAGTTTGCAACATGTAAATACATGACATAATCGTAATTCTACATACCAAACCAACAACACCTCTAAATTCCTGATGCTTCCACAAATTCGTGGTTCCATTCAAGTATAATATTAAACGGAAAATTGAGATGTGACACAAGTTAACAATAAAAACGAACTTAAGCAGGAAGAAAACATAGTAAAACTCCAGAGATTCAGTAACATTAAGTACCAAAACCATAAACCTGAAATTTCATGGTCAAATACTTGATGAATGGGgaagtaaaattaaattttaataagcaagaaaataaagttaATCTGATATTAGAACCTGTACATGAAGATGTCGACCCCATGAAGATGCTTATTGCAGAGATTGCAGGAATTGAGAAAGTAAGAACTCGGAGACACAAAATGGCTTCCAATCTTACTGAAGGTAGAAGCAAAGAAAAGGCAATTGTTTTTGGTATTGATACCCCTAAAGTTAGCAGCAGCCTTAGCAGAGGACACAATATCAGTATTATGAGTGGAAATGGAGTTGTTCTTTGTGATACTCATGGCTGCAACTATGCCTAACCCAACAACCCCTCCTTCTAACATCATCATCCTATTCCTATTCTTTTGTTGTTTGCTCGAGTTGGAATTAGAATTAGAATTCTCCATCTAAAATGTCACTGAAATGTTTTCCAATGATTgccttctctctttcttttgtcATGTCTTTCAAAGACATGGAAAAAGAACGTCTAGAGGGAGAAAGGGTAACATTTGGAATTGAAACAAAGTTTCAGAAGCAGGAGCTGGAGAGCTAAGGGGTTAAGAGGGAATATCCTGAAATAAATATGCCATGATTTAGGAAATAATATGATAGATACAACcagtgttattattattataatagggTTATAAtggaaaatatataaaagatgCTACGTGTCCTTAACTCCTCAACACAGCTTTACATATCACAAAAGATGCCAAAATATCCTGATTGAACATGTTGATCTCAAAATTGTGTGTGAATTACTCATGCTCTGCCAGGTCAAAAAAGCTGATCGGTTTTATTCTAGAAACAAATTGGTTAATTTATTGTCTCTGCAAAACTGTAATAACATCACTGATTTTAAACTATGAAATTTTCgtagcttttattattattattattattattattattattattattattattattattattattccaaaaaaataaagaagtacAGAAAAAAACTATTATGCTGACAGACAAATGAAACTTAAACTGGTTTATCAAATTGCATTAGGCATTGGCTATATTGAGATTTCTtgtttcttcttttagttatccTTAGCAAGATGCTACTGAAATCAGATATCGAATTATTCATATTGCAAGCAAATGATTTTTTAGACTTGTTGAGACCATTATGAATTAAACTAAATTATTGGGATTATAGTTCaatattatgaataaaaaattaattaattaattactttggTTTCTTGAAGAACATGTATCATATACTAAAACTTTGACCGTTATTACAGCACGGGAAACCTGAGTGTTTGAGCACTTTTTCATATTTGTATAAGTCAGTATTTTGATTTTCATGGACTTGTATATGGTAGAACTGTATGTATACTTTTCATTCATAACAATTAGATGCTTTGTATTTGATTGTTGAAGGCCATAATGAAACAGAAATTAATGCTTTATTTCATCTTTTATACATTATTGATGAATTGATTTCTTCCTCTGCACAAGAATCAGGCTTTGTGGGTCTCTTTTaggctttattttttattattatttttattgtcagTGGAACCTGCTTCATCTTCCTTTGACTTTTAAGCCGTTTAGGTATATCAATACCAACTAACAAAAATCTACGCCCACACAAAAAATCAATTACTAAATCacgtatttgtgtataaatatatattgtttaacttattttttatatatattttgtattttaatttgcaTTTTATACTGGTGGGCGTTGGCTAATTTGATGCTAATCTACATTTTTTGAATTAGGTTTCATGTGTTTTACTTTTGGATAaaattggttaaaaataaattttgtaacgAAGTAAACACAAAAGAGGAAAGCTTCGAAATGTAAAATTATCTAACTCTGCAAGTAACTCTTCTTAATTCTTGAGGTTTTAAGTTCATGAGAACTCAAGAAATTTGATAAGAGAGAGTGTTCATAAGTGTTTTTACTCTTTCGAATTTAGGGATTAACTGAACAAAATTGTTGAGAATAGATTGGAGACACGATGTTGCTGCCATCGTTCTATTCCGAGTTCCTAATGTCCGAGTTTGTCATTTCCAATAGTGGGGAGTGTTCTTGCAAGGACTCCGATGCTCAAGTTAGCATGGGTCGCAAGAAGAATTAAGTTGGAGATCATACCTTAGTACATGTATTTGGAATAATACATATATTGTGAGGTTGTGATGTCATGAACTCTTCTCCTTATGTTCTTTAGAGGTTATAAGTTGTCTTTGAGGTTAAGTTGATTTAAGAGAATGAGTTACTATTCTCATGAATTGTCTAATACTTTGTTGTGGCATCATATATTCATATGATGCTCTTAGGTCTATATGTAGTTGATATTGTAACCTTCTCTTTAATAGTAAAATGATGGTTACAATGTAGTAATTAAGCTCGTAAAATTGAGTTATTAGGTATTATAATGAGTGATGAGGAATTAGTGTTCTCCTTGTAACATCTTCTTTGGAATTTGAGAAAACACTTAATCATTAAACCAGTTCATTGGAACTTCTCATACTCTTGAACCCGATTCTTTATATTGGACTTATAGAAATATTCCAAAACAGAGGGAGATTGGTTTTATGTAAGCCATCTTCAATTTTGTGAGCTTCAAGCTTCAGCCACTGTTGGTAATTTGGGTATGAAAGTTGCCAAGTTGGTAACTTCTcataacagaaacagaaatttaAGTTGACAGAGAAAAACTGACACGGGAGAGAAAAATAAATGAGTGGGAATAATGTCATTTATTTCTCTCTTACGTTTACAGTTGgtaacttattaaaaaaaattagtaacttCTCggcaagaagaaaaatgaagtaGAGAGTAGAATCCTCTCACCATTGAATCATCCACACTAAAAAAATGTTCCTAATAACAAACTGAAATTCAGATTATGGAAAACAAGATCATGTTTGGTAATGGGATTTTGAGATGTTAAAGTGCATTTTACTATTTGGAGAACAAAGTGACACATCCTTTGATAGTTCAAAGTACACATGCCTATTCAAAGAAAAGCCTAGAATCTTAACATATATATTGGGAAAATGCATGGTGCATTCTCAATCCCTTTTGAAATATTCTAAAGTACAAATTCAATATTACAGAATTTGTTTATATACAAATTTAAGGATTGCAATCATTTttatctgcacatctcttgataCATTCCTTAAGTTTTCtaaaaaaagaataaacaaatttaatattgGTGATTTTGACTCATTGTTGTGGTCTCGGAGAGAAGGCTCTTCCAAACATCATCATAGGAGGCATGTTTTCTTCAGCAAATGTCCTAAGTTTATTGAGCTCCGGTAAGACAACTTTCCCAAGATCAGGTCTATCTTTTCTCATCATTTCGGCGCATTTCAAGGCGAGTTTGGTGAAATGCAAGGTGTGGTCCATTGGCCAGTCAGAAATAGCTGGATCAAGCACCTCTTCCAAAGTCCCTTTGGCGATGGCCCTCTTAACATGATGAGCCAAACCCATTGGTGACCTAGCTGTCACAATTTGGAGAAGCATGATCCCAAGTGAGTAAATATCAGACTTGATTCCAAGCATGCCAGTCTGTTGGTACTCAGGGTCAATGTAACAGAATGTTCCGGCTGTTGATGTCAAACGATACTGAGTGACGGCGTCTGCAACTGAAGGAGGGACAAGCCTGGCTAGCCCAACATCACTGATCTTGCTCACGAAATTCCGGTCTAGCAAAATGTTTCCTGGCTTCAAGTCGCGGTGTACAATGGGCTCTGGCTTTGTCTGGTGAAGGAATAGGAGGCCTGTGGCTATCTCTGCAGCAATTTGGAACCTTAGCTGCCAAGGAAGAGCCGGTAACTTCCCTCGTCGGAGGAGGCAATCGTCCAAGCTCCCATTAGCCATGTACTCATACACTAAGCAACCATACTCTGGGCATGCTCCGAGGAGGAGAACCATGTTTGGATGCCTTATACAAGTTAACACTTCAACCTACATAAACCATATTGACAGAAATAAAAGAAAGGTTGAAAATTGCGAGTTTCAATTCACACTGTCCAGTTTGGTTCTCAGTTTTTAGTTTCAAACTATGATTTCATTCGAAGAGGAAAAGATGTTGATAATATTAGTTTCCATACCTCTTGATTAAATTGTTCCCTTCCATGAGTTGCATCTGGCCTCAAAACTTTTATTGCAACCGGTGTGTGATCTAATTCACCCTTGTATACAGGGCCATAGCCTCCTTCACCGATCTTGAAAGCTGCTGAGAACTTTTGTGTCGCTTCCTCGATTTCCTCAATGGAGTACCTTCGGTACATGGCAGTACCAACACCTCGAGGTTCTAGTCCTCTCTTCATCTGTGGTGCTTCTCGCGGAGATGTTTTCTCTGGACTAATTTTTTTCTGTGCTTCAGACTCTGCGATCCTTTGATCCTTTTCTTTCTCCCCCCCTGGACTAGCCAATGCCGCTCCTTCCGATATTTGTAAGTCTTccatcttcctcttttcttcctttttccacCGTTGAAGCTCCATTGCCTGTTGCACATATAGCTCAGTGTCTTATAATGTTGCAATTATGTATGTTTTGGACTATAATCAAATTTGTAAAGTACCTTCTCCTTTGCTGTTAGAGCTTCCTTGCGAGCTGAGCTATACATCTCCATTGTCTGCTTCAGTTCTAGCTTTAGCTTTCTCACCTCAGCTTCCATTTCTTCCTAAATTCAACAATATAATAACAATTGTTGGTTAACTTAGGGAAACTTAAATTGTCATAGAATATTTCCCAACTAGATTCATTATATGTAATATTCTCGTAGATTCATCCATTTAGATAACTTTTTAAGTACTGTGTTCGAgcgtgcagggaaattaaattctaaaagttATACTATCGTTTATACGGTGTACTTACGTTCTCTGTTGGCGATAATAGAGAGGTGAATGAGTAGTCATCACACATGAAAGATTTCTGTCCTGATTCTTGGGGGGATCTTGATCTTGATCTGGTTCCATCAAAATCATCATCGGAATACAACGAAGGGAAGAGCCTATCAACACTTGGTTTTGCACTCGCCACAAATGATATGTCACAATCTTCAGGTACATTATTTGATGCGTAGTttcttctttttgtctcgtatGGTGATCTATAATCATGTTTTTTAAgtaattaatctaatttttacCATATTTTTTGTGTAAATATATCTATCATTATTATGAATCATGCACaagaaaaatataaacataataCAATGTAGTatgtgatatattttaatttgtaataacttACATGGCTTCATCACTGCCGCGATTACGGCGTGCATATGCGCGTTTGTCTGGAAATGATCCGGCTTCAATTGATGCATAGAGTAAACaaattatgaaattgttgttatcttaataaataaacactactttcattatttttttaaataacatacCTTAAATTCTGGATTCTAAGTCTAGACAAATAAAGTAAAATCTAATTGAACTTAAAAGAGCAAAAAAAGTGATTAGTAATTGGTTACTCAAAATGTTTCATTGTATTTCTTTATTCATGTGTCATTGCATAAAAAAGTTAATTCGACTTTTGGAGTCATTTATCATTTattccaaaaaaaatcatatatagatagggcttgtttgggtgaatttttaataaaagatttttttttaattatctttttataaaagaTCCTTTAAaacagtaaaaataattttatatttaaatatctcatataaaaataattttttatttatttattatgtaaaaagtattttttaaataaaaaacatattttaaataaatagaaattataacttctaaaaaatatattttataaaatcttttcaatatttttatttatattattaaaaatttatcaaatatattaaaaataaaaaaattattaatttttttaatagtttaatAACACCCAAACAAGCTTAGTTCATTACCTGGAAGCATTGATATTTcatcaaaatcatgagattggtATCCACCTGAAACTGCAATTGATAGatagaagtaaacacacaaattATGAAATTTTTGTGACTTACTCCAAAGGTAtggaaattaaatttataatataatcaaacataatattgttaaaagttaaaataaaaaattgaaatgttAATTAGTTAGTAACCATGTCGTGGGAGTGTGAGGTTGCGTGGTCGCTCAGCACGTTGAGCCAGAGAAGAGTGGATCTTATTCTGCGACGCAGGTTTTGGAGAGAGTAATACGGTCGCAGTTTTAACGGATGAGATCTTTCCTTTGGAGATTATATAGACGGTGCAGAATGACGGTACCGCTTTTGACACCGTGCTTGGAACATCACTCATCCTAAATctgttttccaaaaatatttcatttaaactCCGATTTCATACGAATAATCTATCAATAATTTTATTTACAGATCTTctaagtaataattaataattagtttctACAGCTATACCTAGCAAGACCACTCCTTGATGCTGCCCCAAGTACTAAAAGCTCAATGGAATATGTGGTAACACTTTCTACTAATGCCTTTGATATATCTGTGTCCTCTAACAAAATTTCTTTGAAGTGTACCTGTTGCAATTCATGCATGCATGCCTTGTTTATTCTTATTCtgcttttaattataatttttgtaaattaaaatacTGAAATAAATTCCTGATTTTATTGTTATATGTaaagagaaaagtaaatttttttgtcattaatatttgtcatttttaaaaaaaatatttttaacgtttatttttattaaattttattcctAACGTTTTCtatttattcaattttgtctcttttatttttttatttgcgtcaaaattatctctaaatattttcacttttattcttaatattttagaTAGAATTAACATCTAGagataattttgacacaaattgaaaattttagaaacaaaattaaataaaattaaaagttaagaactttttaaaaaaaaagacaaacattcataacaaaaaaataaatactttactctttaaaattACTTAGATTTGGTGAATAGATATAATGTGAATAACAactttattaactaattaaaccCTTAATTTGTATTGGTGAATGATGAAAATGAGGTTGAAGAACTAACATTCTTTCTGTTGCAAAACACTCGAAACGACTCAAACAGCTCCTTTGATTCTTTGTCATGTGGTCTATCCGTACCTTCTTTCATCTCATAGCTTCTCACTGCAATCACAACCATTATTCAAGTAGTCAATTATAgtaataacattaattaattaacgTTGTGTGTATCAAACATCAAGCTCATCAAGTTATGGGTTATATTTAGCTAAATAATTATAAATCATCATAATCAATTGTCATACCAAAATCATCTTACTGAAAATTAAATTACCATcaagtagtgaaaaaaaaaatatattgaagaTTTTCATACCTAccaaattgttttaattttagttttccaCAAGGATAAAAtcggaagaaaagaagaagaaaaaaaatcttattttccaaGCATTAGGGAACTGGAATTATTGGATCTAATTTAACTGTTGCTATGATATGAAAAGTTCCATATGAgagaaataattaagaaaaaatgatgattcgcctaaaaaataataatcacaAACTCACTGTCATTATTTTGACATCGATCAGCCGTGCTATTTTGGCTGAAATTATTTTTGATGTAACAATTACAATTAATagttgttcaaaattgtttgcaatatatatatatcgagTTAAAATGTAATTCTCATATTAccttttaattctgtttttacaccatttttaagaaataattttttatcatctAGCACATCTGTTCAAATATTTATGACCAAGAAAATCTTGTACTTGAATTATGACACTGTAGTATTCAATAGTTCAATAGCCTCAAAGGCAAAATAAAAAGCCAAACCCCTATATATGCATTTTGCATgctcaaaaaggaaaaaaaaactgcATAACCTTAAAAGATAAATGTTTTCATGACCCAAATTAAGTGCAAGTAGTAGATGATATAGATacaagatgaaaaaaaaaaaaagatttaaataaaGTACTTACATGGTGAACGACTATTATCTGATGATGATCTTTGCTTAACATGGATGAGTAAGAGATCTTGATCCTTTGGAAGAATATTATCCACTGCCCATTTTGCAGCACTTTGGCTTGTCTTATTATTCTCAATTGCCACAGCAACAACACGCTTTCCATGATTCATCATCGTCATAAGGTTAGACAtatcttcaataataataataaaacaataataataatgaataataatgaaaagaatgattgtgttgttgttgttgttgtttttttttttttttttggttcttcTACTACTCCGTCTCTCTATGCCTATTGTCTTGCTGAATGCTCTATTATAAATATTAAGCACTTAATTTGTTAAGGAAGCTACAATATAATAACGAATGTTACTGCATACACACATAGTTAGTGTTGTTGCAACATAGTGCTAACAATAATCTTCTTTCTCTTAACCTAAttagttttcattttgttttgagaTTTCCATATTTGGTTAACATGAATTATTCACACGTATTAACCGTGTAAGATGTATAGTGCTTAATTATTCGGTGATGCTAACacgaaaataataatttaaagttactttattcaatttaatatttataattgtatatatataacatttagaattatatatttattatattt
Encoded here:
- the LOC114925383 gene encoding U-box domain-containing protein 51-like, producing the protein MMNHGKRVVAVAIENNKTSQSAAKWAVDNILPKDQDLLLIHVKQRSSSDNSRSPLRSYEMKEGTDRPHDKESKELFESFRVFCNRKNVHFKEILLEDTDISKALVESVTTYSIELLVLGAASRSGLARFRMSDVPSTVSKAVPSFCTVYIISKGKISSVKTATVLLSPKPASQNKIHSSLAQRAERPRNLTLPRHVSGGYQSHDFDEISMLPAGSFPDKRAYARRNRGSDEAISPYETKRRNYASNNVPEDCDISFVASAKPSVDRLFPSLYSDDDFDGTRSRSRSPQESGQKSFMCDDYSFTSLLSPTENEEMEAEVRKLKLELKQTMEMYSSARKEALTAKEKAMELQRWKKEEKRKMEDLQISEGAALASPGGEKEKDQRIAESEAQKKISPEKTSPREAPQMKRGLEPRGVGTAMYRRYSIEEIEEATQKFSAAFKIGEGGYGPVYKGELDHTPVAIKVLRPDATHGREQFNQEVEVLTCIRHPNMVLLLGACPEYGCLVYEYMANGSLDDCLLRRGKLPALPWQLRFQIAAEIATGLLFLHQTKPEPIVHRDLKPGNILLDRNFVSKISDVGLARLVPPSVADAVTQYRLTSTAGTFCYIDPEYQQTGMLGIKSDIYSLGIMLLQIVTARSPMGLAHHVKRAIAKGTLEEVLDPAISDWPMDHTLHFTKLALKCAEMMRKDRPDLGKVVLPELNKLRTFAEENMPPMMMFGRAFSPRPQQ
- the LOC112751359 gene encoding uncharacterized protein, which gives rise to MENSNSNSNSSKQQKNRNRMMMLEGGVVGLGIVAAMSITKNNSISTHNTDIVSSAKAAANFRGINTKNNCLFFASTFSKIGSHFVSPSSYFLNSCNLCNKHLHGVDIFMYRGERAFCSAECRETHIRNDDYQEKCLPGVMKPLDCSTSPCSGPPVSLAGVAVA